The following are encoded together in the Myxocyprinus asiaticus isolate MX2 ecotype Aquarium Trade chromosome 7, UBuf_Myxa_2, whole genome shotgun sequence genome:
- the LOC127443912 gene encoding alpha-2C adrenergic receptor has translation MDNINISSKLDSYIDTSNTSTGNSTSRYSLATIIGLAGLVSFLILFTIVGNVLVVIAVLTSRALKPPQNLFLVSLASADILVATLIIPFSLANELMGYWFFGKVWCDIYLALDVLFCTSSIVHLCAISLDRYWSVTQAVEYNLKRTPNRVKGMIVVVWLIAAVISFPPLITMDRNNEGKESEPQCQLNDHTWYILYSSIGSFFAPCVIMILVYIRIYQVAKTRTRNMSEKRRDPDGGTGTPGLENGLNHEDSRRENGHCASPASGERRTGEDDPDAELEDSSSSDEKAKHMQNETAPTRKDRRSSRKNSSSSKHSSRKSRASSKSLDLFSSRRKRRNTISRKKISQAREKRFTFVLAVVMGVFVVCWFPFFFSYSLHGICREPCAINDTLFKFFFWIGYCNSSLNPVIYTIFNQDFRRAFQKILCRSWKRSF, from the coding sequence ATGGataacataaacatttcaagcaaaTTGGACAGTTACATTGACACCAGTAATACATCCACTGGGAATTCTACAAGTCGCTACTCTCTGGCCACCATTATAGGGCTTGCGGGGCTGGTGAGCTTCCTCATCTTGTTTACTATAGTTGGAAATGTGCTGGTTGTTATCGCCGTTTTAACAAGCAGAGCGCTTAAGCCACCCcaaaatctttttcttgtgtcCCTGGCCAGTGCGGACATTCTGGTGGCCACACTGATAATCCCCTTCTCTTTGGCCAATGAATTAATGGGCTACTGGTTTTTTGGGAAAGTTTGGTGTGATATCTATTTAGCACTAGATGTTCTTTTCTGCACATCATCTATTGTTCACCTGTGTGCCATAAGTCTTGACAGGTACTGGTCTGTAACACAGGCAGTTGAGTATAATCTCAAGCGAACACCTAACAGAGTGAAGGGAATGATTGTGGTGGTCTGGCTGATTGCAGCTGTAATCTCCTTCCCTCCGCTTATCACCATGGACCGTAATAATGAGGGTAAAGAGAGTGAACCACAATGCCAGCTGAACGACCACACGTGGTACATCCTCTACTCCAGCATCGGGTCATTCTTTGCCCCATGTGTCATCATGATCCTTGTTTACATCCGAATCTACCAAGTTGCTAAGACAAGAACCCGAAATATGTCTGAAAAGCGCCGTGATCCAGATGGCGGCACAGGAACGCCAGGGCTGGAGAATGGGTTGAACCATGAGGATTCTCGGCGGGAAAATGGGCACTGTGCCTCACCGGCATCAGGGGAACGCAGAACAGGCGAGGACGACCCAGATGCTGAGCTTGAAGACAGCAGCTCATCGGATGAGAAGGCCAAGCACATGCAAAACGAGACGGCGCCCACACGAAAAGATCGGCGATCCAGCCGCAAGAACAGCTCCAGCTCCAAGCATTCTAGCCGGAAGTCCCGTGCCAGCAGCAAGTCCCTGGACTTGTTTTCATCCCGCAGAAAGAGGAGGAACACCATTTCCAGAAAGAAAATCTCACAGGCACGAGAGAAACGTTTCACCTTTGTACTGGCTGTGGTCATGGGTGTGTTTGTGGTCTGCTGGTTTCCGTTCTTCTTCAGCTATAGTCTGCATGGGATCTGCCGGGAGCCCTGTGCCATCAATGACACCCTTTTCAAGTTTTTCTTCTGGATTGGTTACTGCAACAGCTCCCTCAACCCTGTAATCTACACCATCTTCAACCAGGATTTCCGGCGAGCTTTTCAGAAGATCCTGTGCAGGTCATGGAAAAGGTCTTTTTAG